CTTGGCCGGAATGTTCGGATTCGACGACATTGCCTCGCTGGCTCATCACCTGGAAAACCTGCTCGATCATCTTCGTTTGGGCAAAGTTCCCCTGAACACCGGGTTGGTTCAACTCTTGACCGAGGGATTCGAAACCTTGTCGCGGCTGATCGAAGGGAAGGGCGAAGACCCTGATTTCACCTTTGACGTCAGCGCCATGCGGCAACGGGTCGAGCAGTTTCTTGCCGGTGGCCCGGCAGCGGCAGACGAGCCGACGATGGATCGGATCGATCCGGAGATTCTCGCCGTGCTCACCGAGTTCGAAGAGCACCGGCTGCGCGAAAACCTCAAGCAACGTCAATATCTCTTCAAGATCAAGGTGGATTTCGACCTGGCCACCTTTGATCAGGAATTGGCCGCCCTGACCGACCTCCTCAAGAAACAGGGGGAAGTCATCAGCACCCTGCCGCTCTCTGCGGATCTCACTGACCGCATCGCCTTCCAGCTCCTTTTCGGCACCGACTTCCCCGAAAGGGAACTCAGTACTCTAGTCGGCTCGGAGGTGGTGGTGGAGAATCTTCTGCCGTCACCCGAGCCTCCTTCCCCTTCCCGCGAGTTGGTCGTCGATAGCGAGCCCGCCCCCGCTTCCGATCAGGAAAACGCTCCGGCGGCGGAGACCTCTGCCCGCTCTATCAGCCGGACGGTGCGGGTCGATATCGACAAGCTCGACTTGCTGATGAACGTGGTCGGCGAGTTGGTGCTGGCCAAGGCCGCCATCGGTCAGGTCTGCGAAAAGCTCAAAGGCGAGGGGGGGAATGAACTCGGGAGCGAATTGCAGAAGGCGACCCGCGTGCTCGAGCGACGGCTGGAAGAGTTACAGAAGGGGGTCATGGATGTCCGCATGGTCCCGGTGGCCCAGCTTTTCGACAAAATGAACCGAATCGTGCGTAAGGTCGCCAATGAGTGCGGCAAGCGCATTGCCCTTGAAATCGAGGGGGCCGACACCGAATTGGACAAGTTGATCGTCGAGGATCTCTCCGATCCGCTCATGCATATCATCCGCAACTCCATCGATCACGGTATCGAATCCCCGGACGATCGCCGTGCTCAGGGCAAGCTCGAAAAGGGCGTGATCTGTCTGAGTGCCGCGCAAAAGGGGAACCATGTCGTCATCGAAGTGCGCGACGATGGCCGTGGCATCGATCCGGAAAAGGTTCGCCGCAAGGCCGTAGAGCGGGGGCTGATCCCGGAAACGGCCAAGCTTTCTCGGGAACAGGTCTACGATCTGCTCTTCATGCCCGGCTTTTCCACAGCGGAGACGGTCAGCGACCTTTCTGGGCGTGGGGTCGGCATGGATGTGGTGAAGAACAATATCGCTCTACTTTCCGGCATGATCGAGATGGAGAGCGAAGTCGGCGTCGGCACCTCGATCGCGATTACCCTGCCGATCACCCTGGCCATCATCAAGGCGCTGATTATCCGGGTCTGTGACAAAACCTATGCGATTCCCATCAATTCCGTGATGGAGACGATGATGGTCGAGGCTTCGGCGGTCCGTACCATCGAGCGCAAGGAAGTGATCGAATTGCGGGATAGTACTCTGCCGCTGTTGTGGCTGGGCGATGTGTTTCAACTGAACTCCCGTGGTGACCGTCGCCAGCGTTTTTTCGTGGCGGTGGTCGGTTTCGCCGAGAAGAAAATCGGGATCGTTGTCGATGAACTGCTCGGACAGCAGGATGTGGTCATCAAGTCCCTCGGCGAGTCTCTGGCTTTTGTCCGTGGCATCGCCGGCGCCGCCGATCTCGGTAACCAAAAAACCATTCTGGTTTTGGATGTCGGTGGGCTGATGAGCGAAACCCTGCGGGGAGATTCGGCTTTCTTTGCCTGAGTGACGGGGAGGGTGGCGTGAGCAACAAAAAAGACGAAAGAGCCTCCACGGAAACGGCCGGTCCGGAGGCCAAGGATCATCTCCCTACCGTTTTCGAGGGGGGCTCTGATATCGGCGGCAGGGGATCGGATGCGGCCATCGAGGCGTTGTTTGTCTCCCCTTTCCGTATCGACCTGATTCGTAACCTCAGCAACATCGAGGAGCGTTCGGATGAGCTTGTCCTCTCCGAGCAGGACCGCCAATGGCTGACCTTCTTCCTGCAGGGAGAGGAATATGCCATGGATATCGAAACGGTTAACGAAATCATCAAGCCCCGGGAAATTACCGATATTCCGCGCGTCCCCGATTTTATCCTGGGAATCGTTTCGTTACGCGGCATCGTCGTGCCGGTTTACGATCTGGCGCGGCGCCTCAACCTCGGAGAGGTGGAAGTCGGCCCCCAGTCCCGGATCATTGTCTGTCATCACGGCGACGGACTGATCGGCCTGCTGGTCGACAGTATCGCCCAGGTGGTGCGCCTCAACGAACGCAAGATTGAAGCGCCTCCGGCCATGCTTTCCGGACTCGACCGGGAATTCATCGCCGGCATCGGCCGCTTTCAGGGGCGCATGCTCATTCTTTTGCAATTACACAATGTGTTGAATCCAGAATTGGTTTGATTATGGGGAAAGGAGTTGCCGGTGAATAAGAAAAAGATCCTGATCGTCGAAGACGAGGAAAGCCTCTTGAAACTGGAGAGCATCTTGTTGATTTCCAAGGGTTTCGAGGTGAAAGGGGTGGCCAACGGACGGGCCGCGTTGGAAGCGGTCGCCGAGGACAAGCCGGATCTGGTTCTGCTCGATATCATGCTCCCGGAAATCGACGGGTTCGAGGTTTGCCGGCAACTGAAGAGCGATCCGGCCACGCGCCACATTCCGGTGATCATGCTCACCGCCAAGAAGAGCCGCGAGGATATGGTTCGCGGCGAAAAGGTCGGCGCCGACTGGTATATCACCAAGCCTTTCAAGTCGGCCATGGTCATCGAAACCATCCAGAGGTTCCTGGCCAAATGAGCCTTTCCGCCCTGACCCGTCACGATCCTGAGGAACAGCGTCTGCGCCAGGAGATCCAGCTGGCCTGCTTCCGGCTGGGGGCGGAGATGTACGCCATCGACATCATGCGCATCAAGGAGATCATCCGTCCCCAGAAGCTGACGGCGGTTCCCAGGGCGCCGGTCTTTGTCGAGGGCATGATCAATCTTCGCGGCTCGGTTTTGCCTGTAATCGACCTGGGTAAGCGTTTCGGCTTGCCGGCAATTCCGGTCGATCGCCGCTCGCGGGTTATTATCTGCGCCGTTTTCGATCGTTTTGTCGGAATTCTTGTCGAAGAGGTATCGGAAGTGCGACGTTATACGCGGCAGGAGATCAAATCTCCTCCGGAATTCGTCAAGGGACGCGAGTCGGATTTTTTTCTCGCGGTCTGTCAGCGTGAGGACGATCTGGTAATGATCATCGATCTGGAAAAACTCTTTTCAACGGACGAAATTCTTCATCTGTCACAGCTTCAATAGAATTTGATGCGCTTGGCCGGAAATCGGCCGTTGGCCCGTCGTGTTTTTAAGGCAAGGATTTTTGCGTGGATATAGCGGAACTTCTGGGGAAAAAACTCGAATCCGGCGATGAGGAGGCACGGATTCAGACCGTTCGGGATCTGGCCGGACTCGGCATGCACTTGCCTATGGAGCTTCTTTATCGGGCCATGGGGGATGTCAGTTGGCGGGTGCGCAAGGAGGCAGCGGAGACCTTTCTCGGTCTGCCCCGAGCCGGAGAACTGGCCGGAGATGTCGTTGAACTGCTCCATGCCCAAGATAACGCCGGGTTGCGTAACGTCGGCGTCGATATCCTGGTGCGCCTCGGCGTCCGGGCGTTGCCGGTTCTCCATGAGGAACTTGCCTGCTCCGATCCCGATGTGCGCAAGTTCGTCCTCGATATCCTGGGGGAGATCGGTGAACCGGCGAGCCTGGCAGTCATGACCGGCGCTCTTGTTGACGACGACCGCAACGTGCGTGCTGCAGCGGCGGAGAATCTCGGTAAGTTGCGGCATGGCGAGGCGATCGCCCCTCTCCTCGAAGCGATGGAAGACTCGGATCTGCTCATGCGTTTCACCATCCTTGAAGCCCTGGGGCGCATCGGGCAGCCGATTCCTTTGGAACGCATCAGCCGCTACGCGGAAGATCCCTTGTTACGCAAAGCCCTTTTTGACTGCCTCGGACAGATCGATATGGCCGCCGGCGCGCCCTTGCTGGCTGCAGGCCTGAATGACCGCATGCGCAATGTGCGTGAGGCGGCGGTCCTTTCCCTGGGGGCTCTCCATCGCAATCATCCTCAAGCCGTGGCGCAGGCCCTGGCCCGTGAGCCCGAGGCTGCGGATCAGGCTCTGGCCGATTGCCTGGATTCGCCTCGCCTGCAAGTGGTTCGTGCCGCCCTGCGACTTGTCCCTCTCGTTGCTGCCCGACACTGTCTCGAACGAATTCTGCCCTGGCTGGCGGATGAGGAGCTTGGGCGGGAAGCCGTCGGCGCGATTCTGGCCCTGGGACAGCCGGCGGTCGTCTCCCTGATGCGGGATTGGTCAAAGCAGCCTGAACGGATGCAGGCCTATCTCTGCTATCTGGCAGCGGAAACGCACACCGAAGAAGCGATCGAACCCCTGCTCGGCGCCCTGGAGTCGGATAATCAGGAACTGGTTCTGGCCGCGGCCCATGCGCTCGGCCGTCTCAAGGTCGTCGCAGCCTTGCCCCCTTTGACGCGGATTCTTCGTGAGGGGGATGATGACCCCCGGCGTGTCGCCCAGGAAGCCCTTGGCGCCCTCGCCGAAGTCTATCCGGAAGAGCTTCTGGCTGTCTTCTCCCCGCTGATGGAGGATCCCGCCGCCGAGACACGCATGGCGGCCATCGCGGTTTTGGGCAAAGGGAATTTCCGGATTATCCGGCCCATGATCTTTATGGCCCTGAAGGACGACTCTCCCGAGGTTCGCCAATCGGCCGTGGCCGCCCTGGGGAGCAATCCCGATATCGAGCAGCTTGACGCCCTGGTCCTGGCCTTGACCGACGAGGATGCCGATGTTCGACGGGTTGCCGCCGAGGTGCTCGGGCGCCTGCAGGATCGCCGCGCTGTTGATGCCCTGGCTCTGGCCTTGCACGACGAAGATCCCTGGGTGCGGTCGACGGTTGTCCGCGCCATCGGTCACATCGGAACGGAGCGGGCCGGAACGCTGATTCGCGAAGCTTGGGGGGACCCGGTGGGGCTGGTCTGTATCGCTGCTCTCGAAGCCTGGTTCTCTTTCGATCCCGACGGTGTCTTCCCGCAGCTGATCGCTTCTCTCTATCATGACGACGAGGAAGTTATTGGCGCCGCCCTTGCCCTGTTGGTAACGACCGGGCGCCAGGATTGGCTTCCGGCCATGGCCGATGTCCTGATCAACCATGCTCATTGGGAGGTCCGGCTGCGTTTCGCGCAGGCCTTGGAACAACTCAATGGCACGACTTGCCGCGAACTGGTCGAAAATCGCTTGCTGGTCGAAGGGGAAGATCTGGTTCGCGCCCAGCTGGAAGAGACCCTGGAATCTCTTGGGGGGGAGGGCTAGGGCATGCTCTTTCTCACCCCGGAAATTTCCATGAGCGACGAGGAGTTCCGCCAGCTCAAAGATCTCGTCTATGCCCACAGCGGCCTTCATTTCGGCCCGGATTCCAAATATCTGCTCGAACGCCGCCTGGGTAAGCGCCTGCAGGCCCTGCAGCTCAAGAGCTTCAAGGATTATTACTATTACCTGCGGTACCACAAGAACAAGGATGACGAATTTACCGAGGTCATCAACACCTTAACTACCAACGAAACCTATTTTTTTCGGGAAGACTTTCAGCTGAAGACCTTCGTCAAGGAGATCCTGCCGGAGATTCGGGCAAAGAAAGAACTGATCGGCGATAAAAAGATCCGCATTTGGAGCGCCGGCTGTTCCAGCGGCGAGGAGCCTTACACCCTCGCCATGCTGATTCTCGATCAGGGGCTGTTCGATGGGTGGCAGATCGACATCGTCGGCACGGACATCAGCCAGCGGGTGCTGCAAATCGCCCGCAAGGGGATTTACGGCCAGTCCTCCTTCCGTTCCACTGATGCTCGCTACCTGAGAAAGTATTTCACCGAGGTCGACGGCAAATATCGCATCAACGATCAGATCAAGAACCTCGTCTCCATCAGCCATCTGAATCTTTTCGACTTTCCCCGGGTTGCCCTGCTCGGCAAGGTCGATATCATCTTTTGCCGTAACGTCATCATTTACTTCGACCTCCCGGCCAAAAAGAAGGTCATCGACAGCTTTTACTCCCGCCTCAAACCGGAAGGGTTCCTGCTGCTCGGACATTCCGAGTCGCTGATGAACATCACCACCTCCTTCGCCTTGCGCCACTTTCAGCATGACATGGTTTATCAGCGCCCAGCCCTGAGTTTTACTCCGGGAGAGCGGCCATGAACCAGACGGTCCGCGTTCTGGTGATCGACGATTCCGCCTACAATCGTCGCACGATCATCAAACTTCTGGAGGAAATCCCCGGGGTGACCGTTGTCGGCTATGCCTGTAACGGTGAAGAGGGCTTGCGCAAATTTTTTGATTTGCAACCGGATCTGGTGACCCTCGACCTGGAGATGCCGCGCATCGACGGTTTCGGCTTTTTGCGCATCGTCATGCAGAACCGTCCGACACCGGTGATCGTCATCTCCTCCCTCGCCGATGATGAAAATGTCTTCAAAGCGATGGAGCTGGGGGCGGTCGATTTCGTCGCCAAGCCGACCAGCCGGATTTCTCCCGAATTGGTGAATATCCGCGACGACCTGCTGGCCAAGGTCATGGAAACGGCCCGCACCGACATGAACAAGGTATTGCGCCGGCCATCGGCCCGGGACCGGGTCCGCGAGGCCGCGACCGGGCCGATGTCTACATTCATCCCGCGGAGCAACGGCCTTGGCCAGATCGTTATCGGTGCTTCCACGGGCGGTCCCCCCGCGCTCCAGTCGCTGCTCTCTTCCATCACCGACCCTTTGCCTTTGGGC
This genomic stretch from Desulfuromonas acetexigens harbors:
- a CDS encoding chemotaxis protein CheA, with amino-acid sequence MGSLSSRAIGDFLGEAEEIIENLNNDLIVLDDCAAQGSCDPDLLNRIFRGAHSLKGLAGMFGFDDIASLAHHLENLLDHLRLGKVPLNTGLVQLLTEGFETLSRLIEGKGEDPDFTFDVSAMRQRVEQFLAGGPAAADEPTMDRIDPEILAVLTEFEEHRLRENLKQRQYLFKIKVDFDLATFDQELAALTDLLKKQGEVISTLPLSADLTDRIAFQLLFGTDFPERELSTLVGSEVVVENLLPSPEPPSPSRELVVDSEPAPASDQENAPAAETSARSISRTVRVDIDKLDLLMNVVGELVLAKAAIGQVCEKLKGEGGNELGSELQKATRVLERRLEELQKGVMDVRMVPVAQLFDKMNRIVRKVANECGKRIALEIEGADTELDKLIVEDLSDPLMHIIRNSIDHGIESPDDRRAQGKLEKGVICLSAAQKGNHVVIEVRDDGRGIDPEKVRRKAVERGLIPETAKLSREQVYDLLFMPGFSTAETVSDLSGRGVGMDVVKNNIALLSGMIEMESEVGVGTSIAITLPITLAIIKALIIRVCDKTYAIPINSVMETMMVEASAVRTIERKEVIELRDSTLPLLWLGDVFQLNSRGDRRQRFFVAVVGFAEKKIGIVVDELLGQQDVVIKSLGESLAFVRGIAGAADLGNQKTILVLDVGGLMSETLRGDSAFFA
- a CDS encoding chemotaxis protein CheW encodes the protein MSNKKDERASTETAGPEAKDHLPTVFEGGSDIGGRGSDAAIEALFVSPFRIDLIRNLSNIEERSDELVLSEQDRQWLTFFLQGEEYAMDIETVNEIIKPREITDIPRVPDFILGIVSLRGIVVPVYDLARRLNLGEVEVGPQSRIIVCHHGDGLIGLLVDSIAQVVRLNERKIEAPPAMLSGLDREFIAGIGRFQGRMLILLQLHNVLNPELV
- a CDS encoding response regulator, translated to MNKKKILIVEDEESLLKLESILLISKGFEVKGVANGRAALEAVAEDKPDLVLLDIMLPEIDGFEVCRQLKSDPATRHIPVIMLTAKKSREDMVRGEKVGADWYITKPFKSAMVIETIQRFLAK
- a CDS encoding chemotaxis protein CheW; the encoded protein is MSLSALTRHDPEEQRLRQEIQLACFRLGAEMYAIDIMRIKEIIRPQKLTAVPRAPVFVEGMINLRGSVLPVIDLGKRFGLPAIPVDRRSRVIICAVFDRFVGILVEEVSEVRRYTRQEIKSPPEFVKGRESDFFLAVCQREDDLVMIIDLEKLFSTDEILHLSQLQ
- a CDS encoding HEAT repeat domain-containing protein, yielding MDIAELLGKKLESGDEEARIQTVRDLAGLGMHLPMELLYRAMGDVSWRVRKEAAETFLGLPRAGELAGDVVELLHAQDNAGLRNVGVDILVRLGVRALPVLHEELACSDPDVRKFVLDILGEIGEPASLAVMTGALVDDDRNVRAAAAENLGKLRHGEAIAPLLEAMEDSDLLMRFTILEALGRIGQPIPLERISRYAEDPLLRKALFDCLGQIDMAAGAPLLAAGLNDRMRNVREAAVLSLGALHRNHPQAVAQALAREPEAADQALADCLDSPRLQVVRAALRLVPLVAARHCLERILPWLADEELGREAVGAILALGQPAVVSLMRDWSKQPERMQAYLCYLAAETHTEEAIEPLLGALESDNQELVLAAAHALGRLKVVAALPPLTRILREGDDDPRRVAQEALGALAEVYPEELLAVFSPLMEDPAAETRMAAIAVLGKGNFRIIRPMIFMALKDDSPEVRQSAVAALGSNPDIEQLDALVLALTDEDADVRRVAAEVLGRLQDRRAVDALALALHDEDPWVRSTVVRAIGHIGTERAGTLIREAWGDPVGLVCIAALEAWFSFDPDGVFPQLIASLYHDDEEVIGAALALLVTTGRQDWLPAMADVLINHAHWEVRLRFAQALEQLNGTTCRELVENRLLVEGEDLVRAQLEETLESLGGEG
- a CDS encoding CheR family methyltransferase, which encodes MLFLTPEISMSDEEFRQLKDLVYAHSGLHFGPDSKYLLERRLGKRLQALQLKSFKDYYYYLRYHKNKDDEFTEVINTLTTNETYFFREDFQLKTFVKEILPEIRAKKELIGDKKIRIWSAGCSSGEEPYTLAMLILDQGLFDGWQIDIVGTDISQRVLQIARKGIYGQSSFRSTDARYLRKYFTEVDGKYRINDQIKNLVSISHLNLFDFPRVALLGKVDIIFCRNVIIYFDLPAKKKVIDSFYSRLKPEGFLLLGHSESLMNITTSFALRHFQHDMVYQRPALSFTPGERP
- a CDS encoding protein-glutamate methylesterase/protein-glutamine glutaminase → MNQTVRVLVIDDSAYNRRTIIKLLEEIPGVTVVGYACNGEEGLRKFFDLQPDLVTLDLEMPRIDGFGFLRIVMQNRPTPVIVISSLADDENVFKAMELGAVDFVAKPTSRISPELVNIRDDLLAKVMETARTDMNKVLRRPSARDRVREAATGPMSTFIPRSNGLGQIVIGASTGGPPALQSLLSSITDPLPLGIAISQHMPPVFTRAFAERLNKFCALEVKEAQTGDLMLPGRVLIAPGGKNLTFQVRAGNVVALVEDPPPNQRYTPSVDVMFKSASDVFGANLLGVVLTGMGNDGARGVERIKEHGGQVLAESEESSIVFGMPKEAIATGKVDKVLPLSLMAGEVLRRCGF